From Kitasatospora sp. MAP12-44:
TATCGAGGTGCCCCCGGTCGAGCCGGACGAGACCGACTAGACTGTCGGGAGCGGTTGACTCCCGGGTTCCCGCCATCGGGCCGGGCCGTCGTCCCGGACGCAGGATGCCCCACTCCGGGCGAAGCAGCCGCCGACTCCTCGCCACACGCACGTCGGAACGGGTCTGTGCCTGGGCGCTCGCGGCCGATCGTCGCGCACACGGTACGGGTGGCGGCGCTTCTTCACCCCCTCGGGGCGACCGGATTTCTGACGCCCTGGCAGATCGGGGCCGATTCGACTGAGAGACTTACTCATATGACCACCGATCGCCGTCCGCTGGGACTGCCCGCTTTCTCCGAGCCCGCCACCGATACCGTCAACGCCCCCACCGGGAGCGGTGATGAGCGTCGGCCGCCGGCCGTGCCGATCGAGCAGGGCGCGGACTTCCGGCAGCCGCCGAGCGAGGAGGTCCCGGCGCCCCGCGCGGTCCGCAACCCGCTCGCCGTCGGCGGGATGACGTTCTCCGACCCGGGTGGGCAGATCTGACCTACCCGCTGGTAACCGGCCGGTAGGTGCAGACGTGCACGCCCGTGCGGCTGGTGACCGTGGAGACCAGCTCGAGTGTGCGCAGCGCGCCGTCGTCGGGGAAGAGCCTCTTGCCGCCGCCGAGCAGCACCGGAATGATCATGAGCCGGAGCTCGTCGACCAGGCCCTCCCGCACCAGGGCGCGTACGAGCGTGGGGCTGCCCATGACCAGCAGGTCGCCGCCCTCGCTCTCGCGCAGCTTGCGGATGCGGGCGACCGCCTCGGCGCCGGGGATGAGGGTCGTGTTGTTCCAGGTCAGTTCGTCCGCGCCCAGGGTCTGGGACACCACGTACTTCGGGATGGCGTTCATCTGGTCGGCGAAGGGGTCGCCGGCCCGCTCCGGCCAGGCCGCGGCCATCGTCTGCCAGGTGCGGCGGCCGAACAGCAGCGCGTCGGTGCGAGCCATCGCGTCGCCGATGGCGGCGCCCATCACCTCGGGGTCGAAGAACGGGTGTGACCAGCCGCCGTGGGCGAAGCCGCCGTCGGTGTCCTCCTGGGGGCCGCCCGGCGCCTGCACGACGCCGTCCAGGCTCATGAACTCACTGATCACGATGCGCACGGGAGTTGTTCTCCTCTTCTTCGGACTTGTGGACTTCCGGACTTCTGGACCTGCGGACCTATGGACGAATCATCGCCCGGATGCGGCGCGGGGCGCGTCCCCGAGCTGCTCCGCCAGGGTGCTCAGCGCGGCGCCGAGCGGCAGGGCGACCTTGGCCGTCGCGTAGGAGTCGCCGCGCGTGGCGCCCTGGTTGACAATCGCGACGGGCTTGCCGGCCTGCGCCGCGTGGCGTACGAAGCGCAGGCCCGACAGCACCGTCAGGGACGAGCCGAGGACCAGCAGCGCCCGCGCGGCGTCGACCAGGTCGTAGCACTGCTGGACCCGGGATTTGGGGACATTCTCGCCGAAGAAGACCACATCGGGTTTGAGGATGCCGCCGCACACCTCGCAGGGAGCGATCCGGAACGTGTCCACCAGCGCCGCCGGCAGCTCGACGTCGCCGTCCGGGTTGACCGGGGAGCCGGTGTCCCGGAAGGCGCCGTTCAACGCGTGCAGGCGCCGGTCGAGTGCCTCGCGCGTGCTGGTGCGCCGGCAGTCGAGGCAGATCACGCGGTCGAGGCCGCCGTGCAGCTCCACGGCGTCGAGGGTGCCGGCGGCGCGGTGCAGCCCGTCCACGTTCTGGGTGATCACGGCCGACACCCGGCCGGAGCGGCGCAGCTCCTCGACCGCCCGGTGCCCGGCGTTGGGCTCGGCCCGGACGATCGCCTGCCAGCCGACGTGGCTGCGCGCCCAGTACCTGCGGCGGCCCGCCTCGCTCGCCACGAACTCCTGGTACGTCATCGGCGTGCCGCGGCGCCGGCTGCCGGTGGCGCCCCGGTAGTCGGGAATACCGGACTCGGTCGACAGTCCCGCGCCGCTCAGGACCGCGACACCTCGCCCGGCCAGCAGGCGTGCGATCTCGTCCAGACCAGTGCTCAGCGGGTGCGTAGGCATGTAAGCAGCTTAGACCGACCGGCAATTGGGGGGCGGCGTCGCGACGCCCGGGCTGTCGCCTGGACGGCTTCTCCTCAGTCGCCAATGCTCCGCAGTGGCTCCCTCGTCGGCACCGCCCAGACTCGGCCCGGACGCCGCTCCTTCCTCCACCCCCCAATTGCCGGTCGGTCTTAGACCGACCGCCAATTGGTGGGCGGGCGTCCGGTCACAGGTCGGTGAGAGGGGCGGCAAAGCGCATTCACAGCTTGGGGCGGGAGCGTGTCCGCCATGACCAGTACCAGCGCCGTCCCTTCGGACGCCCTCCTGCCACCGCCGCCCGTCCCGCCGCCCGGCGGCCCTGCGGCGGAGTCGATCTTCCCACCCCCTCATCCGACCGGCAGCCCGACCGGCAGCCCGAGCGGTGGTCCGCCCGGTGGCGGTCCGGGGCGCGCGTGGGTGCGGCGCGGGTGGCGGGGGCGCGCCGAGGACGCGGCCTGGGTGCGGCCGGCGTTCCTGGCGCTGCTCGCGCTCACCGCGCTGCTGTACTGCTGGGATCTGAGCGTCTCGGGCTGGGCGAACTCGTTCTACTCGGCGGCGGTGCAGGCCGGCACCCGCAGCTGGACGGCGTTCTTCTACGGCTCCTCGGACGCCGCGAACTTCATCACCGTCGACAAGCCCCCGATGTCGCTGTGGCCGATGGAGCTGTCGGCGCGCATCTTCGGGCTCAGCTCCTGGAGCGTGCTGCTGCCGCAGGCGCTGATGGGGGTGGCCACCGTCGGGACTGTCTACGCCGCGGTCCGGCGGCGGTTCTCCGCGCTCGGCGGGCTGGTCGCGGGCGCGGTGGTGGCACTGACCCCGGTCGCCGCGCTGATGTTCCGGTTCAACAACCCGGACGCGCTGCTGGTGCTGCTGATGGCGTTGGCCGCGTACGCGCTGCTGCGGGCCGTCGAGACGGCGAGCCTGCGCTGGGTGCTGCTGACCGGGGCGCTGTTCGGCTTCGGGTTTCTCACCAAGACCTTGCAAGCGTTCCTGATCCTGCCTGCGTTCGCACTGATCTACCTCGTGGTCGCGCCGACGGGACTGTGGCGCCGGATCCGGCAGCTGCTGGCGGCGGGGGCGGCGCTGGTGGTGGCCGCGGGCTGGTGGGTGGCGGTGGTCCAGCTGGTGCCGGCCGCCGATCGGCCGTACGTCGGCGGCTCGCAGGACGACAGCTTCCTGTCGCTGACCTTCGGCTACAACGGCTTCGGACGGCTGACCGGCAACGAGACCGGCAGCGTCGGTGGCGGCGGCGCTCCCGGGGGCGCTCCCGGTGGCGGTGGCGGTGGCGCCGCTGCCGGTGGCGGTGCCACCAGCGCCCTCGGGCACGGACCGGTCGGCGGTGGGTCGGGCGGCCAGTGGGGTTCCACCGGTCTTGGCCGCCTGTTCGGCACGGACATCGGCGGCCAGATCGCCTGGCTGCTGCCGGCGGCGCTGGTGCTGCTGGTGTTCGGTCTGTGGGCCACCCGGCGCTACGCGCGCACCGACTCGGCGCGCGCCGCCTTCCTGGTGTGGGGCGGTTTTCTGGTCAGCACCGGGCTGACGTTCAGCTATATGGGCGGGATCTTCCACCAGTACTACACGGTCGCGCTGGTCCCGGCGATCGCCGCCCTGGTCGGGATGGGCGTGGACGGCCTGTGGCGGGCCCGGCGGCGGCTGCCGTACGCGCTGCTGCTCGGGGTGGTGGTGGCAGGTACCGCCGGGTGGGCGTTCGTGCTGCTCGGGCGCAGCAGCGGCTTTGTGCCGTGGCTGCGCTGGGTGGTGCTGCTCGGCGGGCTCCTGGCGGCCGTACTCCTGGCGGTGCCGGGCAGGCGCCTCGGTGGGCGGCTGGCGGCGGTCACCGGGGTGGCCGCGCTGGCGCTGGGGCTCGCCGGGCCCGCCGCGTACGCGCTGGACACGGTCGCGACCGGTCACACCGGGTCGATCGTGACGGCGGGGCCGCGCGTGCAGGGCGCGAGCGGACCGGGCGGCGGTGGCATGCCCGGCGGCGGTGCGGGGCGTCCCGGCGGCCGCTTCGGCGGCGGGCTGGGCGCCGGCCAGGGCGGCCAGGGCGGGCTGGGCGGTCCGGGCGGCTTCGGTGGCCCGGGTGGCATGCCCGCAGGTGCGACCACGGGTACGACCGCAGGTACCGGCGGACCGGGCGGCGGCGGTGGCGGTATGGGCGGCGGTGGTGGCGGCATGGGCGGGCTGCTGGACGGCACCCGGGTCAGCCCGGAGCTGGCCGCACTGCTGAAGCAGGGCGCCCACGGCTACACCTGGGTCGCCGCCGCGGTCGGCTCGCAGAACCAGGCCGGCTACCAACTCGCGGTCGGCAGCCCGGTGATGGCGCTGGGCGGCTTCAACGGCACCGACCCTTCGCTGAGCCTGGCCGGCTTCCAGCAGGACGTCCGCGAGGGCAAGGTGCACTACTTCATCGCCGGCGGCGGGATGGGTGCTGGCGGCATGGGCGGCTCGTCCTCCGACTCCGCGCAGATCACCGCCTGGGTCACGGCGCACTTCACCGCGAAGACCGTCGGCACCGCCACGGTCTACGACCTGTCGGCACCGAGCAGCTGACCAGCTGACCAGCCGACCCACTCAGAACGGCCAGGCCACCAGTGCGGTGGCCTGGCCGTTCTCAGCCGTTCTTAGCCGGCGCACAGGATCGGCACAGGAACATCTCAGCGCCGCCGTCCAGGATGGCGGCCATGGTCGTCTTCCCCTCTTCCACGCCTTCCTCCGGCCCCGGCGGCAACCCGGAGCTCCGCCGGGCCGACGGCACGCCGCTGCGCCTGCTGGTCGTCGACGACGAGCAGGCGCTCACCGAGCTGCTGTCGATGGCGCTGCGCTACGAGGGCTGGGAGGTGCGTACGGCCCACGACGGCGTGTCGGCGCTGCGCCTGGCCCGCGAGTTCAAGCCCGACGCGGTCGTCCTGGACGTCATGCTGCCCGACATCGACGGGCTGCAGGTGCTGTTCGGGCTGCGCCGCGAGCTGTCGGAGGTCCCGGTGCTCTTCCTGACCGCCAAGGACGCGGTCCAGGACCGCATCGCCGGCCTCACCGCGGGCGGCGACGACTACGTCACCAAGCCGTTCAGCCTGGAGGAGGTGGTGGCCCGGCTGCGCGGACTGCTGCGCCGGTCGGGGGCGGCCGCCGCCCGCGAGGGGGCGCGGATCGTGGTCGGCGACCTCGTCCTGGACGAGGACACCCACGAGGTCAGCCGGGCCGGCGAGGAGATCGAGCTGACCGCGACCGAGTTCGAGCTGCTGCGCTACCTGATGCGCAATCCCCGCCGGGTGCTGAGCAAGGCGCAGATCCTGGACCGGGTCTGGTCCTACGACTTCGGCGGCCAGACCAACATCGTCGAGCTGTACATCTCCTACCTGCGCCGCAAGATCGACGTCGGCCGGGAGCCGATGATCCGCACCCGCCGGGGTGCGGGGTACTCGATCCGCCCCGCCGAGGCCGGATGAGAACCGTGGCCGCGCCGCGGCCATCGAACGCCGTGCCGCGGTCATCGAACGCAGCGCCCCGGCCGAAGCGCGCCGCCCGCCTGGTCCGGGTGGGCCGCTGGTCGCTGCGGGCCCGCCTGCTGGCCGCCCTGCTCTCGCTGCTCGCCGTGGCGTGCGCGGTGGTCGCGGTGGTCACCGCGGTGGTGCTGCACCAGGACCTCTACGGCCAGCTGGACCGCCAGCTGGACGACGTCGCGATGCGCGCCGCCGGTCCGCCGGGCGCGCCCATGCTGCCGAGCGGCGACCTGGGTTTCGTCCTGGGGCCCGGCCAGCCGCTGGCCACCCTGGGCGCCGTGGTGGACGGCGGCCAGGTGGTCGAGGGCCGTACCAGCTCCGGCTCGCTGAGCCCCGACACCACCGAGCTGGGCCCGACCCAACTCGCCGTGCTCGCCCCGCTCGCGACCGGCCGCGAGGGCATCGCCCACTCGGTGGACGTGCCCGGACTCGGGCCCTACCGGGTGGAGTTGGCGCACGACAACCGCAACGGCGACCGGATCCTCGTCGGCCTGCCCGCGTCCGACCAGCAGGACACCATGGACCGCCTGGTCACCGCCGAGCTCTGCGTCGGCGCCGGCGCCCTGCTCGCGGTCGGCCTGGTCGGTTTCGTCGCCACCGACTCCGCCCTGCGCCCGCTGCGCCGGGTGGCCGCCATCGCCACCCGGGTGGCCGAACTGCGGCTGCACCAGGGCGAGGTGGACCTGCACGAGCGGGTACCCGAAGCCGACACCGACCAGCGTACCGAGGTCGGCCAGGTCGGCGCGGCGCTCAACGGGCTGCTGGACCACGTCGGTTCGGCGCTGGCGGCGCGCCAGGAGAGCGAGCTGCGGGTGCGGCACTTCGTCGCCGACGCCAGCCACGAGCTGCGCACCCCACTGGCGTCGATCCGCGGCTACGCCGAACTCACCCGGCGCGGACGCGAGGAGATCGGCCCGCAGACCCGGCACGCCCTGAGCCGGATCGAGTCGGAGGCCGCCCGGATGACCGCCCTCGTCGAGGACCTGCTGCTGCTCGCCCGGCTGGACGCCGGCCGCCCGGCGTCGACGGCTCCGCTGGACCTCACGCCACTGGACCTCTCCCCGCTGGTGGTGGACTGCGTCAGCGACGCCCGCGCGGCGGGCGGCACGCATCACTGGCGCCTCGAACTGCCCGACGAGCCTGCCCTGGTGCTCGGTGACCAGGCGCGGCTGCGCCAGGTGCTGGTCAACCTGCTGGGCAATGCCCGCCACCACACCCCACCGGGCACCACCGTGACCGCGCGTGCCTACCAGCAGGGCGAGCGGCTGCTCCTTGAGGTGGCGGACGACGGCCCCGGCATCGCGGCGGAACTGCTGCCGCACATCTTCGACCGGTTCGCGCGCGGCGACGCCTCACGCTCCCGGCACGCCGGCAGCACCGGCCTGGGCCTGGCCATCGTGCACGCCGTGGTGTCCGCGCACGAGGGCGAGATCGCGGTGCGCAGCGCACCGGGCGGTACGGTCTTCACCGTCAGCCTGCCCCCGCACCAGGTGGCCGCCACGGCGCGGGCGGGAGGTTCATAGCGGGCCTGCGTTCACAGCTGGCCTGCGGTTCACAGCGGGCCTGCGGTTCACAGCCGGGTCATACCCGCGGCACACGGTGGCGACAGCAGCGCCGAGCACGGTGGCCCCATGCGAACACTGACGCCCACGCCGACCCCCTCCCACCGTCAAGCCGCCATGCCGGCCCGGGAGTTCCTGCCCACCGACCGCGACGAGCCGGTGGTCGACGTGGTGATCCCGGTGTACAACGAGGAGCAGGACCTCGCCCCGTGCGTGCGCCGCCTGCACGCGCACCTGACCACCGCCTTCCCCTACACCTTCCGCATCACCATCGCCGACAACGCCAGCACCGACACCACCCCGGGCGTGGCGCGGGCGCTGGAGGAGGAGTTCGACGAGGTCCTCGCGGTCCGGCTGGACCGCAAGGGACGCGGACGGGCGCTCAGCGCCATCTGGCTCGCCTCCGACGCGCCGGTGCTGGTCTATATGGACGTCGACCTGTCCACCGGGCTCAACGCGCTGCTGCCCCTGGTCGCGCCGCTGATCTCGGGCCACTCCGACCTGGCGATCGGCTCCCGGCTGACCCGCTCCTCGCGGGTGGTGCGCGGGCCCAAGCGCGAACTGGTCTCCCGTGCCTACAACCTGATCCTGCGCGGCAGCCTGGCGGCGCGGTTCTCCGACGCCCAGTGCGGCTTCAAGGCGATCCGGGCCGACGTCGCCCAGCGCCTGCTGCCGCTGGTGGAGGACACCGCGTGGTTCTTCGACACCGAGCTGCTGGTACTCGCCGAGCGGGCGGACCTGCGGATCCACGAGGTCCCGGTGGACTGGGTCGACGACCCGGACTCCAGCGTCGACCTGCTGCGCACCGCCACCGACGACCTCAAGGGCGTCTGGCGGGTCGGCCGCGCCCTGACCACCGGCCGGCTCCCGCTGGACCGGCTGCGCCGGCCCTTCGGCGACGACCCGCGCGACGGTGAGCTGGACCAGGTCCCGGCAGGGCTGGCCCGCCAACTGCTCGGCTTCACCGCCGTCGGCGTCGCGAGCACCGCGCTCTTCCTCGCCCTCTACACGCTCTGCCGCCAGGCCACCGGCCCGCAACTCGCCAACGCGCTCGCCCTGTTGCTCGCCACCCTGGCCAACACCGCCGCCAACCGGCGGCTCACCTTCGGCGTCCGCGGCCGCGCCCGTGCGCTGCGCCACCAGGCCCAGGGACTGCTGGTCTTCGCCGTCGGCTGGACCCTCAGCGCCGGCGCGCTCGCCGCCCTGCACACCCTCGGCACAGCGGCCCCGCGCTCCGCGGAACTCGCCGTCCTGATCGCCGCCAACCTCGCCGCCACCGTGCTGCGCTTCCTCCTCTTCCGCGCCTGGATCTTCACCGCCCCCCGCCCCCCGGCCCAGGGCGACGGCCCCGGCACGGGGAACTGACCACCGGCCAGAGCGGCCGGCGGCCTCGCTGATGTTCTGTCGGGACGCCGGTTACGATCACACTCTCTGAACCCATCCACGTAGGGGAGCGCACGGGGCCTTGAAGAGACCTGGATGCCTGACGATCTCGGTGAGTGCCGTCGTCCTGCTGAGCCTGCTCGGCTGGGGTGCGAAGTCGATGCTGGACTCGGCGTTCGGGGCGCCGGACAACCAGGTCGCGGCGACCGATTCAAGGGTCTGCCCGCAGAGCAGCGGCAACAACCTCTCCCTCGCCGATGCGACCGGGCACTTCGGCCTGGTTGTCCCCTCCAGCGCCACGAACATCGTCTTCAGCGCTGACGTAGGCGGTTTGCAAGGGGAGTCGGACCTGGCGCTGCGCTTCACCACGACGCCGGCAGACCTGGCGACGTTCCTGATGGCCAGTCAGTTCGAATCGCCGAGTGCGACCACAAAGGTGGCCGGCGGCTGGACCACCTATAGTCCCGGAGTGCCCGTCCAGCCCGCGCGCGGCCTGTGCGGCCTGACCCCGCCGGTCAACCCCACCATGGTCTACGGCCAGGACAGTCCCGGTAGGGCCAAGAAGGCCGACTCCCGGTCCGTGGCAGTGGACGGGACGACCGATCCGGCGCACCCGGTGGTGTGGGTTTCCGGCACGGACCTGTGACGCTCCCGGGTCAGAAGCAAGTGGCTCCCTTCGGGAGTTGACGATTCCGATTGTCAACTGGTCGCGGGCCGGGCGGAGTTGTCGAACTCGTACCAGGACCACTGCTCGGCCGGCCGGTAGCCGAGGGCGCGGTTGATGGTCAGCATGTGCTGGTTCTCGGCGTTGTTGAAGGTCTGGACCCAGTCGGCGGCGGGGAACTCGTCGAGCATCCAGAGCGTCTGGGCGGCCTTGATCCGCAGGCCGAGGCCCTGGCCGCGATGCTCGCGGCTGACACCGGTGTCCCAGATATCCAGGGACCTCGGTCCGTCGGGGGTGCTGACGAAGATGCTGAACCCGCCGACCTGGCCGCTTTCGGTGACGGCCGCCAGCACGTGCCGCCGCACTCCGGCCCGGACGCTGAGCTCCTCGCGCCCGCGCAGCCGCGCGAGGTCGTGGGCGACGTGCTCGTACACCATCTCACCCTGCGGCGCGTCGTTCATCGCCTCCATCGCGGCGCAGAACGACTCGGCCAGCCGGTCGGGGCAGCGGTCGGTCCAACGCACCAGCTCGTAGCGGGAGTTCTTCGGCGTGGCGCGGGCGGCGGCGTTGAGCTGGACGGGTGGCACGGCGGTGAGGTCGAGCACCGACCTGGTCGCCTTCTCCACCTGGCGCCCGCCCTTGGCCGTGACCAGGGTGTCGACGGGCAGCGCGGCCGAGGTGTTGGTGGTCACCCGCCGGCGCCCGAGCGTCGAACCCAGGCGCAGCACGTCCGCCCACAGCGCGGAGCCGACGCCGCGCCCCCGCGCGTGCGGGGCGACCCAGACGGAGGCGACGAGCAGGTCCTCGTTGGCGTCGTCCTCCCACTCGGCGATCACCAGGCCGTCGGCCGTTGCGGCCCCGGGGGAGTCGAACGCCGCGAACACGCTGGTGTGCGCCTGCCAGTCGGGCAGGCACCACAGCCGCAGCATACTTGCCGGGAGTTCCGGGAAGCCGGGCATCTGCTGGGCCAGCACAGCACGCGCGACCGGTAACGCGGCCGCCAGGTCCTCGGCGCGGTGCGCCGGGTCGAGCTCACGTATCTCCACAGCCGTCAAGCGTCCTCCTGGCAGCAGGATCCCGCCAGCGGTTTTCCTACGCCGCTACGCCGCCGCTACGCCTCGGGGTCGCGGGTCGAACTCGCGGCCGGCGGGCGGTGCTGCGGTCGATGGCGGTGTCACGGTCGGGAGAGACGACGGCTGGCTCGGGGCGCGCGGCCGTGCGGACGGCCACGACCGTGTGGAAGGCGCGTGGCCTGTCGGGCCTGTCGGGCCTGGTAGCAGGCGCGCAGGTACCAGCCGGCCAGCCGCTCGCACGCCGCCTGCCGCTGCTCGGTGGTCTCGTCCCGGCGGGTGAGTTCGGCCGCGTAGGTGCGCAGCAGGTCGTGCAGCCGGTAGCGGTCGGGGCCGTCGACCTCGACGAGGTGGGCCTCGACGAGGGTGTCGAGCAGGTCCTCGGCTCGTCGCAGGGGGAGGTCGAGGAGGGCGGCGGCAGCGTGTGCGGTGAAGCGGGTGCTGGGGCACAGCCCCAAAAGTCGGAACGCCCACGCCGCGGACCCATCGGCTGAACTGCCCGCCTGCGCTCCGGTACTCGGCCGCCCGGCCCGGATGCCCGGGAGGTTGTGGTAGCTGGTGTGGAAGGCGGTGCGGATGGCGAGGTCGCCGAGGGTGAGCTCGTCGAGGAGGTGGCGTTCGTCCTCCAGGCGATCGGCCAGGGTGGCGATGGCCCAGGTGGTGCGGTCCGCCAGGCGGGCGCCGGCGATCCGCAGCGCGAGCGGCACGCCCCCGCAGCCGGCCAGCACCCGCGCCACCGCCTCCGGTTCGGCGGCGGTCCGCCGATCGCTGATGACCGCGGCGAGCAACTCGCCCGCCTCCTGGTCGTCGAGGGTGCTCAGCGGCAGATGGCGGGTGGCGAGCAGGTCGCTGAGGCGGGTGCGGGCGGTGATCAGGACGGCGCAGCCGGCCGTGCCGGGGATCAGCGAGCGGATCTGCGCGGCGCCGGCGGCGTTGTCCAACACCACCAGCACCCGCCGCCCGGCCAGCAGGCTGCGAAAGCGCGCCGCCAACTCCTCGACCTGAGACGGGATGCTCCCGGCATCCTCGCCCAGCGCCCGCAGCCACTGGCCCAGCACCTCCGTGGGATCCCGAGGGGCGAGGTCGGCGCCCCGCAGGTCGGCGTACAGTTGCCCATCGGGGAAGTGAAGGGCGGCCAAGTGTCCGGCCTGGACGGCGAGTGCGGTCTTGCCTAGCCCGCCGGCGCCGGTGACCGCGACCACCGGGACCTGCCCGGGCCCGTGCCCGCCGGTGGTCAGCAGGCCGACCAGCTCGTCCAGTTGCTCGCGTCGGCCGGTGAAGTCGGCCACCACCGCCGGAAGTTGCGCCGGCACGGATGCCGGGGCCACTGACACCGTGGCCGCCGGGGTCGGTGGCCGACTGCCGTCGGGTGGCGACAGAGGACAATGGACGTCACCGAGCAACCGCAGCAGCCGGGTGCCGTCCACGCCGAGCGCTCCGGCCAGGGCCGCCAACGCCTCCCGGGTGACGAGCCGTTTGCCGTTCAGCCAGCGCTCCCACGAGGCATGGCTGTAGTGCGTCAGCACCCCAAGCTGCTTCAACGACAGCCGATGCGCGTCCTTCAACGCGCGCAGCTCCTCCACCAGTTGCCGCTGATCCGGGCTCAGCCCGTCAGGCAGCGCAGTCCAGTACGACACGAGACCATCCCCCCGGGGATCACAGTGTCACGAAACGCCGGTGACGTCGTCTCACAGCGCAGTTCGCACGCATCCGGTCGGTGACAGTGTCACACACCCAGGCGCCGCCCTAGGCGAACTCGACCGAAAACCCAAGGATCGGCGTCAGGTGGACAACTCACCGACAGTCCAACGATCCTGGAGGCTCACCATGCGGTTCATCACCGGCTCACGCCCGGCCCGAGTGGCAACGCTGCTCGCCACCGGCCTGCTCGCCGCCGGTCTCTCGGCCGCCACCGGCCCCACGGCCTTCGCTGCCCAGCCAGCACAGTCCGCCCACACCACCGCCAGCACCGGCGACCAGGCCAACGCGAAGGCGATGCAGCAGGCCCTGGCCGCCGCCCTGCAGAAGCAGGCCATCCTGCACCCCAACGACACCGGCCGCCACATCTGTTACGCCGCCCAGGTCCAGAACATCGGCTGGCAGGCAGCGGTATGCGATGGGCAGATCGCGGGCACCGTCGGGCAGTCGCTCCGCCTGGAGGCGCTCAATATCGCGGTCTCCGGTGTCGGCGGAGTGTGCGCGCAGGCGCACGTGCAGAACATCGGCTGGCAGAATCCGGTCTGCGGAAACGACGGCGATGTCCTAGAGGTCGGCACCGTCGGGATGTCGCTGCGGATGGAGGCCCTCAGCATCATGGTCCCCACCGGCAGCGTGTGTGCGGACGC
This genomic window contains:
- a CDS encoding response regulator transcription factor yields the protein MVVFPSSTPSSGPGGNPELRRADGTPLRLLVVDDEQALTELLSMALRYEGWEVRTAHDGVSALRLAREFKPDAVVLDVMLPDIDGLQVLFGLRRELSEVPVLFLTAKDAVQDRIAGLTAGGDDYVTKPFSLEEVVARLRGLLRRSGAAAAREGARIVVGDLVLDEDTHEVSRAGEEIELTATEFELLRYLMRNPRRVLSKAQILDRVWSYDFGGQTNIVELYISYLRRKIDVGREPMIRTRRGAGYSIRPAEAG
- a CDS encoding dihydrofolate reductase family protein, with amino-acid sequence MRIVISEFMSLDGVVQAPGGPQEDTDGGFAHGGWSHPFFDPEVMGAAIGDAMARTDALLFGRRTWQTMAAAWPERAGDPFADQMNAIPKYVVSQTLGADELTWNNTTLIPGAEAVARIRKLRESEGGDLLVMGSPTLVRALVREGLVDELRLMIIPVLLGGGKRLFPDDGALRTLELVSTVTSRTGVHVCTYRPVTSG
- a CDS encoding GNAT family N-acetyltransferase, which produces MEIRELDPAHRAEDLAAALPVARAVLAQQMPGFPELPASMLRLWCLPDWQAHTSVFAAFDSPGAATADGLVIAEWEDDANEDLLVASVWVAPHARGRGVGSALWADVLRLGSTLGRRRVTTNTSAALPVDTLVTAKGGRQVEKATRSVLDLTAVPPVQLNAAARATPKNSRYELVRWTDRCPDRLAESFCAAMEAMNDAPQGEMVYEHVAHDLARLRGREELSVRAGVRRHVLAAVTESGQVGGFSIFVSTPDGPRSLDIWDTGVSREHRGQGLGLRIKAAQTLWMLDEFPAADWVQTFNNAENQHMLTINRALGYRPAEQWSWYEFDNSARPATS
- a CDS encoding NAD-dependent protein deacetylase; translation: MPTHPLSTGLDEIARLLAGRGVAVLSGAGLSTESGIPDYRGATGSRRRGTPMTYQEFVASEAGRRRYWARSHVGWQAIVRAEPNAGHRAVEELRRSGRVSAVITQNVDGLHRAAGTLDAVELHGGLDRVICLDCRRTSTREALDRRLHALNGAFRDTGSPVNPDGDVELPAALVDTFRIAPCEVCGGILKPDVVFFGENVPKSRVQQCYDLVDAARALLVLGSSLTVLSGLRFVRHAAQAGKPVAIVNQGATRGDSYATAKVALPLGAALSTLAEQLGDAPRAASGR
- a CDS encoding HAMP domain-containing sensor histidine kinase, whose amino-acid sequence is MPRSSNAAPRPKRAARLVRVGRWSLRARLLAALLSLLAVACAVVAVVTAVVLHQDLYGQLDRQLDDVAMRAAGPPGAPMLPSGDLGFVLGPGQPLATLGAVVDGGQVVEGRTSSGSLSPDTTELGPTQLAVLAPLATGREGIAHSVDVPGLGPYRVELAHDNRNGDRILVGLPASDQQDTMDRLVTAELCVGAGALLAVGLVGFVATDSALRPLRRVAAIATRVAELRLHQGEVDLHERVPEADTDQRTEVGQVGAALNGLLDHVGSALAARQESELRVRHFVADASHELRTPLASIRGYAELTRRGREEIGPQTRHALSRIESEAARMTALVEDLLLLARLDAGRPASTAPLDLTPLDLSPLVVDCVSDARAAGGTHHWRLELPDEPALVLGDQARLRQVLVNLLGNARHHTPPGTTVTARAYQQGERLLLEVADDGPGIAAELLPHIFDRFARGDASRSRHAGSTGLGLAIVHAVVSAHEGEIAVRSAPGGTVFTVSLPPHQVAATARAGGS
- a CDS encoding glycosyltransferase family 39 protein, whose amino-acid sequence is MTSTSAVPSDALLPPPPVPPPGGPAAESIFPPPHPTGSPTGSPSGGPPGGGPGRAWVRRGWRGRAEDAAWVRPAFLALLALTALLYCWDLSVSGWANSFYSAAVQAGTRSWTAFFYGSSDAANFITVDKPPMSLWPMELSARIFGLSSWSVLLPQALMGVATVGTVYAAVRRRFSALGGLVAGAVVALTPVAALMFRFNNPDALLVLLMALAAYALLRAVETASLRWVLLTGALFGFGFLTKTLQAFLILPAFALIYLVVAPTGLWRRIRQLLAAGAALVVAAGWWVAVVQLVPAADRPYVGGSQDDSFLSLTFGYNGFGRLTGNETGSVGGGGAPGGAPGGGGGGAAAGGGATSALGHGPVGGGSGGQWGSTGLGRLFGTDIGGQIAWLLPAALVLLVFGLWATRRYARTDSARAAFLVWGGFLVSTGLTFSYMGGIFHQYYTVALVPAIAALVGMGVDGLWRARRRLPYALLLGVVVAGTAGWAFVLLGRSSGFVPWLRWVVLLGGLLAAVLLAVPGRRLGGRLAAVTGVAALALGLAGPAAYALDTVATGHTGSIVTAGPRVQGASGPGGGGMPGGGAGRPGGRFGGGLGAGQGGQGGLGGPGGFGGPGGMPAGATTGTTAGTGGPGGGGGGMGGGGGGMGGLLDGTRVSPELAALLKQGAHGYTWVAAAVGSQNQAGYQLAVGSPVMALGGFNGTDPSLSLAGFQQDVREGKVHYFIAGGGMGAGGMGGSSSDSAQITAWVTAHFTAKTVGTATVYDLSAPSS
- a CDS encoding glycosyltransferase; translated protein: MPAREFLPTDRDEPVVDVVIPVYNEEQDLAPCVRRLHAHLTTAFPYTFRITIADNASTDTTPGVARALEEEFDEVLAVRLDRKGRGRALSAIWLASDAPVLVYMDVDLSTGLNALLPLVAPLISGHSDLAIGSRLTRSSRVVRGPKRELVSRAYNLILRGSLAARFSDAQCGFKAIRADVAQRLLPLVEDTAWFFDTELLVLAERADLRIHEVPVDWVDDPDSSVDLLRTATDDLKGVWRVGRALTTGRLPLDRLRRPFGDDPRDGELDQVPAGLARQLLGFTAVGVASTALFLALYTLCRQATGPQLANALALLLATLANTAANRRLTFGVRGRARALRHQAQGLLVFAVGWTLSAGALAALHTLGTAAPRSAELAVLIAANLAATVLRFLLFRAWIFTAPRPPAQGDGPGTGN